In Dyadobacter sp. NIV53, a single window of DNA contains:
- a CDS encoding ThuA domain-containing protein — protein MKKIGKVVLWILLCLVVFSVAAASLFFYKIKNGFPVTYETEKPVIQFPADQPAILVFSKTTAFRHGESIEASLPVFSKMAKQNNWFLYKTEDGGVFNPEQLGHFRAVIFNNSTGPVLNDEQQKALSQYVESGGTLIGIHGAGDNSHHWPWYEINLIGTQFSHHSLDPHLQKTEVHVEINADSILTKKLSPIWTDEDEWYVFFHQPEGVQILSYIDGDKIIPNGNMLWMKDKNFGMGKYHPVAWYRTVGKGKTFYTSMGHSKDVWQRPDFVRTVENAIRWSMN, from the coding sequence ATGAAAAAAATTGGTAAAGTTGTTCTCTGGATCTTGTTGTGCCTTGTCGTGTTCTCAGTAGCAGCGGCAAGTTTATTCTTTTACAAAATCAAAAATGGTTTTCCTGTTACTTACGAGACGGAAAAGCCCGTAATACAATTTCCAGCTGACCAACCTGCCATTCTGGTCTTTTCGAAAACTACGGCTTTCCGGCATGGAGAATCTATTGAAGCTTCATTACCGGTTTTTTCCAAAATGGCAAAACAGAACAACTGGTTTCTTTACAAAACTGAGGATGGTGGAGTTTTTAATCCTGAACAGTTGGGCCACTTCAGGGCCGTCATATTTAATAACTCCACGGGTCCTGTTCTGAATGATGAGCAGCAGAAGGCTTTAAGCCAATACGTGGAAAGCGGGGGAACGTTAATTGGTATTCATGGAGCAGGAGATAATTCGCATCACTGGCCCTGGTATGAAATTAATTTAATCGGTACGCAATTTTCTCACCATTCGCTTGACCCGCATTTGCAAAAAACTGAAGTGCATGTGGAAATAAACGCTGATTCGATCCTGACCAAAAAATTGTCACCAATTTGGACGGATGAAGATGAATGGTACGTCTTCTTTCATCAGCCGGAAGGAGTTCAGATTTTATCCTATATCGATGGAGACAAGATTATTCCCAATGGTAATATGCTCTGGATGAAGGATAAAAATTTCGGTATGGGTAAATATCATCCGGTTGCCTGGTACCGGACTGTTGGCAAAGGGAAGACGTTCTATACATCTATGGGGCATAGTAAGGACGTTTGGCAGCGGCCTGATTTTGTTCGTACGGTAGAAAATGCCATCCGTTGGTCAATGAATTAA
- a CDS encoding RNA polymerase sigma factor, translating to MAVYSDHNDTQLLDLMSGDDNQAFAEIYQRYKGVLFVHAYRMLGDYEEAKDVLQELFTSLWTKRNNIVLKSTLSAYLYGATRNRVFDIIAHKKVQEKYVSSLARFLEDGECITDLQVRENELAGLIEKEVALLPPKMRRVFELSRNEHFSYQEIANELHISDKTVKKQVNNALNILRAKLDIVFFILPGLILYKMY from the coding sequence ATGGCGGTTTATTCAGATCATAATGATACACAATTGCTAGACCTCATGTCGGGGGACGATAATCAGGCTTTTGCAGAAATTTACCAGCGTTATAAAGGAGTTCTTTTTGTGCATGCATACAGAATGCTGGGAGATTATGAGGAAGCGAAGGATGTGCTGCAGGAACTTTTTACATCGCTTTGGACAAAAAGGAATAACATCGTTTTAAAATCTACTTTATCTGCTTATTTATACGGAGCTACCAGAAACCGGGTTTTTGATATAATCGCCCATAAAAAAGTACAGGAAAAATATGTCAGTTCTTTAGCTCGATTTTTAGAAGACGGCGAATGTATCACAGATTTGCAGGTCAGGGAAAATGAACTTGCCGGGCTCATCGAAAAAGAAGTGGCACTGCTGCCACCTAAAATGCGAAGGGTTTTCGAACTAAGCCGAAACGAACATTTTTCGTACCAGGAAATCGCAAACGAGCTTCATATTTCTGACAAAACCGTAAAAAAACAAGTGAATAATGCACTTAACATCCTGCGGGCAAAACTTGATATTGTGTTCTTCATTTTACCAGGTTTGATTTTATATAAAATGTACTAA
- a CDS encoding FecR family protein, producing the protein MDKIKANELIRKYKEGTLSAEESALLESWYLEYAKSQHTDIRMDALEDHLDEVWQNLPGNVAVTKKLIIRPLWKWMAAAVLLIIGAFGILEYNKQNQAVTRQTIVPQGDALPGDNRAILTLASGEEIWLENVSSGKVAREGGSEVIKTRQGEIVYQPEGKSGANVLKGEVTYNTISTPKAGQYQIRLPDGTRVWLNAASSIRFPTVFDNQERTVEIKGEVYFEVAKKTNKKNRVPFKVIAGSQLIEVLGTRFNVNSYTDEENIKTTLFEGSIKLQVEGNLDKDILLTPGQQAKYNPVQKKAASATLPFLITQVDTRSVLAWKNGYFRFDNIGLPELMRQLSRWYDMEVVYEGTIKDYEFVGQIERGTNLSKVLKILELGGVHFKIEDKKIIVTE; encoded by the coding sequence ATGGACAAAATCAAAGCAAACGAACTAATCCGGAAATACAAAGAAGGCACTTTGTCAGCAGAGGAAAGTGCTTTACTTGAAAGCTGGTATCTGGAATATGCAAAATCACAGCATACAGATATCCGGATGGACGCATTGGAAGATCATCTCGATGAAGTCTGGCAAAATTTGCCTGGAAATGTTGCTGTGACGAAAAAACTTATTATCAGGCCATTATGGAAGTGGATGGCGGCAGCAGTTTTGTTAATAATCGGTGCTTTTGGAATTTTGGAATATAATAAACAGAATCAGGCAGTAACCAGGCAAACCATTGTACCGCAAGGCGATGCTTTACCAGGCGATAACCGGGCGATACTCACATTGGCAAGCGGCGAGGAAATCTGGCTGGAAAACGTTAGTTCCGGAAAGGTTGCCAGGGAAGGCGGCAGTGAAGTGATCAAAACCAGGCAGGGAGAAATCGTTTATCAGCCGGAAGGCAAATCAGGTGCGAATGTCCTGAAGGGAGAAGTAACCTACAATACTATAAGTACACCAAAAGCCGGACAGTACCAGATCAGGTTACCAGACGGTACCAGGGTTTGGCTCAATGCAGCTTCCTCTATCCGGTTTCCGACAGTATTTGATAACCAGGAGCGTACAGTTGAAATCAAAGGTGAAGTTTATTTTGAAGTAGCTAAAAAAACGAACAAAAAGAATCGGGTGCCGTTTAAGGTAATTGCCGGCAGCCAGCTCATAGAGGTGCTTGGAACCAGATTTAATGTAAATAGTTATACGGATGAGGAGAATATCAAAACCACTTTATTTGAAGGAAGTATCAAATTGCAGGTGGAGGGAAATCTTGACAAGGATATCCTGCTCACTCCCGGGCAACAGGCAAAATATAATCCCGTACAAAAGAAAGCGGCTTCGGCTACACTTCCGTTTCTCATTACCCAGGTCGATACGCGTTCGGTCCTGGCCTGGAAAAACGGATATTTCCGGTTTGATAACATTGGCCTGCCGGAACTGATGCGGCAGCTTTCGCGCTGGTACGATATGGAAGTTGTATATGAAGGAACGATAAAGGATTATGAGTTTGTCGGGCAGATCGAACGCGGGACAAATCTTTCAAAAGTGCTTAAAATCCTCGAACTCGGTGGCGTCCATTTCAAAATAGAAGATAAAAAGATCATTGTAACGGAATAA
- a CDS encoding TonB-dependent receptor: MKLTAFILTIVCFHVSASGFSQKMAISVKDVPIKTVFSLIEQRSSYKFFYDNKLIKNTKKVTVEFREASVEEILGEVMKDLPLSYQIVDKIIVIKKKENNSTGAVIEPVPKNTESKTSHIVSIFSDVDRKMTERLSGKAFNFQKTDLAVNGKVSDEKGNGLPGVSVLIKGTQRGTISDEQGAFNINVDDDNAVLVFSSVGYAAQEILVKGRTQINLVLREDSRSLDGVVVVGYTSQKKRDVTSAIAIADVESMQRKSVTDVGQALQGNAAGVNIAASNGNPGSEMHINIRGISSYSGSNAPLIIVDGVQVEGGLRELNGNDIKSIQVLKDASSAAIYGSRAANGVILVTTKKGERGASKAKVTYQNYVGVQVPYKGIDVANSQQYITILQSMYGQDLSAANLPPQAALDYIADPSKFKDYDWQKEIYKSAPLQSHDLSISGGGSSGTYRVSLGYVNQQGITLGTGFKRVNVRANSEFFVNDRITIGQSIALSKSATEEEPYAFSRSTYSQAIKMYPYFAPKLPNGDWQTSSFYYGGGDNPEALIRNPMHYKSIWDRDIADENMALNMYGELKIFNGLKYKLSGSFSQARNRMKNYFGDKGDFQDEYFDPNLSLEEATVTTYNWNIDNTLRYQKNLGKHMIDVTAGFISQKFSDRSLVGGKNGYLSDITGTIDGPGGKNPYIEGDLQESTLLSLIGQAFYSYDDKYLVTLNFRRDGSSRFGPDYRWGNFPGVSAGWRLSHENFWKNGGLVKAISDLKIRTGYGELGRQNLGNYDYTPVLQYIPTEFGGKVQDGLITGTPINEAISWERLISKTIGLDYELFNGKISGSFDYYNNDTKNMIIGLSIAPSVGGGELQSNAGRINNRGFEMTVDYNDKIGDLNYRVGFNLGTTRTRLIDIGRELEEGDSPEWDVPHAIEIHQGGGLAEYWLIKTNGIFKSQEEIENYKNADGRVIQPNAEPGDIRFVDADGDGEITSEGDRQRVGSGVPKVNLGFNLTANYKSFDMYLGMTGAFGQVIYNSPKYLIEQPYGYANFSTRLLDAFDPVNNPGSNFPRLNPNDVDDNWNSRPTSDRYIENGNYVKIRNVEFGYQIPVKGLKPIGLTSARVFARIQNLLNITGYSGSDPEVGSSPLINDNPIFTAGLDRDTAPQARSFQLGVNISF; the protein is encoded by the coding sequence ATGAAACTTACAGCTTTCATTTTAACGATTGTATGTTTTCATGTATCTGCTTCGGGATTTTCCCAAAAAATGGCCATTTCAGTAAAAGACGTACCGATTAAAACCGTTTTCAGCCTGATCGAACAGAGGAGTTCCTATAAATTTTTCTACGATAACAAACTGATTAAAAACACGAAAAAGGTCACAGTTGAATTCAGGGAAGCTTCTGTTGAAGAAATTCTGGGTGAAGTAATGAAGGACCTTCCTTTGTCGTACCAGATCGTTGATAAAATTATTGTGATAAAGAAAAAGGAAAACAATTCAACCGGGGCGGTTATAGAGCCGGTTCCGAAAAATACTGAATCTAAAACTTCTCATATAGTCAGCATTTTTTCGGATGTTGACAGGAAGATGACAGAAAGATTGTCCGGCAAGGCGTTCAATTTTCAAAAAACGGATTTAGCTGTGAACGGAAAAGTCAGCGATGAAAAAGGAAACGGACTGCCGGGTGTAAGCGTATTGATAAAGGGAACACAAAGAGGGACTATTTCGGACGAGCAGGGAGCTTTTAATATTAATGTGGATGATGATAATGCCGTTCTTGTGTTTTCTTCGGTTGGTTATGCGGCACAGGAAATCCTGGTTAAAGGCAGAACGCAGATCAATCTGGTACTACGGGAAGACTCCAGGAGCCTGGATGGTGTAGTGGTGGTAGGTTACACTTCCCAGAAAAAACGGGATGTGACCTCCGCCATTGCAATTGCAGATGTAGAAAGTATGCAAAGAAAATCGGTTACAGACGTTGGCCAGGCATTACAAGGCAACGCAGCAGGTGTAAATATTGCAGCCAGTAATGGAAACCCGGGCTCCGAAATGCACATCAATATCAGGGGAATTTCATCGTATTCAGGCAGTAATGCCCCACTGATCATCGTGGATGGCGTACAGGTTGAAGGTGGATTGCGCGAGCTGAATGGTAATGATATCAAATCCATACAAGTTTTGAAAGATGCATCTTCCGCAGCAATCTATGGTTCCCGCGCCGCGAACGGTGTCATTCTGGTAACAACAAAAAAAGGCGAACGCGGTGCTTCAAAAGCGAAAGTGACCTACCAGAACTATGTGGGCGTGCAGGTTCCGTATAAGGGAATAGATGTCGCTAATTCGCAGCAATATATTACGATTCTGCAAAGTATGTACGGCCAGGATCTATCAGCTGCAAACCTGCCGCCACAAGCCGCACTGGACTATATTGCCGATCCATCAAAATTTAAAGATTATGACTGGCAGAAGGAAATTTATAAATCGGCACCGTTGCAAAGCCACGATCTTTCTATTTCGGGCGGAGGTTCATCAGGTACTTACCGCGTTTCATTGGGGTATGTAAACCAGCAGGGTATTACTCTGGGAACGGGTTTCAAACGGGTAAATGTGCGGGCCAATTCGGAATTTTTTGTCAATGACCGGATTACTATCGGACAAAGCATCGCATTGTCCAAATCGGCAACCGAAGAAGAACCTTATGCTTTCAGCCGGTCTACTTATTCCCAGGCGATTAAAATGTACCCCTATTTTGCACCCAAATTACCCAACGGCGACTGGCAGACTTCCTCATTTTATTATGGCGGCGGAGATAATCCGGAGGCGTTGATCCGAAATCCGATGCATTATAAAAGTATCTGGGACCGGGATATTGCAGATGAAAACATGGCGCTGAATATGTACGGAGAATTGAAGATCTTTAATGGCTTAAAATATAAACTCAGCGGATCATTCTCACAGGCCAGAAACAGGATGAAAAATTATTTCGGAGATAAAGGAGATTTCCAGGATGAATATTTTGACCCCAATTTATCTCTTGAAGAGGCCACTGTAACAACTTATAACTGGAATATAGACAATACGCTGCGTTATCAAAAAAACCTGGGTAAACACATGATCGATGTGACGGCTGGTTTTATTTCACAAAAATTCAGTGACAGAAGCTTAGTTGGTGGCAAGAACGGTTATTTATCCGATATCACCGGAACCATTGACGGGCCAGGCGGCAAAAATCCTTACATCGAAGGCGACCTGCAGGAAAGTACATTGCTCTCATTGATCGGACAGGCATTTTATTCATATGATGACAAATATCTGGTAACACTGAATTTCCGGCGTGATGGTTCCTCCCGGTTTGGGCCGGATTACCGTTGGGGAAATTTTCCGGGAGTTTCGGCGGGATGGAGATTGTCACATGAAAATTTCTGGAAAAACGGCGGACTTGTCAAGGCAATTTCAGATCTGAAAATACGTACGGGTTATGGAGAACTTGGAAGGCAAAATCTCGGAAATTATGATTATACCCCTGTCCTTCAATATATTCCAACCGAATTTGGCGGAAAAGTGCAGGATGGTCTGATCACCGGCACACCTATTAATGAAGCTATTTCCTGGGAAAGACTTATCTCAAAAACGATTGGCCTGGACTACGAGCTCTTTAACGGCAAAATTTCAGGTTCTTTCGATTATTACAATAATGACACAAAAAATATGATCATTGGCCTGTCGATAGCACCTTCAGTCGGCGGCGGAGAATTACAGTCCAATGCGGGCCGGATCAATAACAGGGGTTTTGAAATGACAGTTGATTATAATGACAAAATTGGCGACCTGAATTACCGTGTAGGCTTTAACCTGGGAACCACACGAACCAGACTGATTGACATCGGACGTGAACTGGAAGAAGGGGACAGTCCGGAATGGGACGTGCCGCATGCCATTGAAATTCATCAGGGCGGCGGGTTGGCGGAATACTGGCTGATCAAAACAAATGGCATTTTTAAGTCACAGGAAGAAATTGAAAATTATAAGAACGCAGATGGAAGAGTGATCCAACCCAATGCAGAACCCGGCGATATTCGTTTTGTGGATGCAGATGGCGATGGTGAAATTACGAGCGAAGGTGATCGCCAGCGTGTTGGTTCAGGCGTTCCAAAAGTAAATCTTGGTTTTAACCTGACTGCAAATTATAAGAGCTTTGATATGTATCTGGGCATGACCGGTGCTTTTGGCCAGGTGATTTATAACAGTCCTAAATACCTGATTGAACAGCCTTATGGATACGCCAATTTTAGTACCCGGCTATTAGACGCATTTGATCCTGTTAACAATCCCGGTTCAAACTTCCCAAGGCTTAACCCGAATGATGTGGACGATAACTGGAACTCCCGCCCTACTTCCGACCGATATATTGAAAACGGAAATTATGTAAAAATCAGAAATGTAGAATTCGGATATCAGATACCGGTGAAAGGTTTGAAGCCAATAGGGCTAACTTCTGCACGTGTATTTGCAAGAATTCAGAACCTGCTCAATATCACCGGATATTCAGGTTCAGATCCCGAAGTAGGTTCGTCTCCGCTCATTAACGATAACCCGATTTTTACTGCCGGTCTCGACCGTGACACCGCACCCCAGGCCAGATCGTTCCAGCTTGGTGTAAACATTTCCTTTTAA
- a CDS encoding RagB/SusD family nutrient uptake outer membrane protein codes for MRIYIKKSTFQVLVLCLMFVASSCDKDFLDTQNPNAITSETFFRTPKQVQQAVNTLYPAIGAIRVLFEQNARGGDAELTSGAFDVQVAYFNFQSTPQSGNSDGMYEGVYSMIYRANTILANMEKANWADNEAMKKELEAEALFFRGVGYFYLAHLFGTVPIVTRPAITNEEFNPVKAGSVDEVYDQAISDLKIAKEGLPVTQTDQGRATKGAAMGFLGKTYLYRAGYLGQNNFKALAAAEFKAVMDLGIYALVPNFEDNFTAANENNKESVFELQLGYNGGIGTPTQHRSFNSLPGIGFEIFLRPSKWLMTTMGAEKTSDNKYDPRYLQTVYFNDGLPLFGVPYNELGDGISCNNGISEGGLPDGSGTTVGGWWRKYLNVNLSCEPAVSEERGSDNNERVMRYADILLMYAESVAETDLTAANAALLQIRNRAHLPVKTFTAANIMEEIRKQRVMEFAYENMLYFDLIRWGLLKQALEDHGTEPQRENYDEVKHKYFPIPSSEINNNNNLEQNDAWK; via the coding sequence ATGAGAATTTATATAAAGAAATCAACTTTTCAGGTATTGGTTTTGTGCCTGATGTTTGTGGCATCCTCCTGCGATAAGGATTTTTTAGATACACAAAATCCGAATGCTATTACATCTGAAACATTTTTTCGAACACCAAAACAGGTCCAGCAGGCAGTAAATACCTTATATCCTGCTATCGGAGCGATCAGGGTTTTGTTTGAACAGAATGCAAGGGGTGGTGATGCCGAACTGACTTCCGGCGCATTTGATGTGCAGGTTGCTTATTTTAACTTTCAAAGCACACCTCAAAGCGGTAATTCTGATGGAATGTACGAAGGCGTTTACAGCATGATCTACCGCGCCAATACTATTCTTGCCAATATGGAAAAAGCAAACTGGGCAGACAATGAAGCGATGAAAAAGGAGCTCGAAGCCGAAGCATTGTTCTTTCGTGGAGTGGGTTATTTCTATCTCGCCCATCTTTTCGGAACGGTTCCCATTGTTACCAGACCTGCCATAACGAACGAGGAATTTAATCCTGTAAAAGCAGGAAGTGTGGACGAAGTTTACGATCAGGCCATCAGTGATCTCAAAATTGCAAAAGAAGGATTACCCGTTACGCAAACTGATCAGGGTAGAGCGACGAAAGGAGCTGCAATGGGTTTTCTGGGTAAAACGTATCTCTACCGGGCGGGTTATCTTGGCCAGAATAATTTTAAAGCACTGGCGGCTGCGGAATTCAAAGCTGTCATGGATCTGGGCATTTATGCTTTGGTACCAAACTTTGAAGACAATTTTACTGCTGCCAATGAAAACAATAAGGAATCTGTGTTTGAATTGCAACTGGGATACAACGGAGGAATAGGAACACCCACCCAGCACCGCAGTTTCAACAGTCTTCCGGGTATAGGTTTTGAGATATTTCTGCGGCCTTCCAAATGGCTGATGACAACTATGGGTGCTGAAAAAACATCGGACAACAAATACGATCCGAGGTATCTTCAGACTGTTTATTTCAACGACGGACTTCCATTGTTCGGTGTTCCGTATAATGAGCTTGGAGATGGTATTAGCTGTAACAACGGCATAAGCGAAGGCGGCTTGCCCGATGGTTCGGGAACTACTGTGGGTGGCTGGTGGAGAAAATATCTGAATGTAAATCTGAGCTGCGAACCGGCAGTAAGCGAAGAAAGAGGTTCGGACAACAATGAACGGGTGATGCGATATGCCGATATCTTGCTGATGTATGCCGAATCTGTTGCTGAAACTGACCTAACCGCAGCCAATGCAGCTTTGCTCCAAATCCGGAACAGGGCGCATCTTCCTGTGAAAACATTCACTGCGGCAAATATCATGGAAGAAATCAGAAAACAACGGGTTATGGAATTTGCGTATGAAAATATGCTTTACTTTGACCTGATCCGGTGGGGACTTTTGAAACAGGCGCTGGAAGATCATGGCACAGAGCCACAACGGGAAAATTACGATGAAGTAAAACACAAATATTTCCCGATACCCAGCAGCGAAATCAATAATAATAACAATCTTGAACAAAATGATGCCTGGAAATGA
- a CDS encoding DUF6797 domain-containing protein, which yields MLLFELFLPAPVSAYQDIDHATILQSLNQTTLQKGKQIYMKSCIACHGADGTASLPQARSFNKDVLRFGTRPYDMWKTITNGSGMMASQTWLKPEERYYVIQFIREEFMKKGNPGQYFKLTKAYLASLPKLQKTSGQQLTVIKKQALTGSLEYGQQWFVTRKSDYGQAIYSPLKGLGTSVVTIKLDGQVYISYNLHRMGTLAAWKGKLNVSETKFNRYRGEGEPFVEGIKLPGLDKWEWTYNGTLDSLNKTTGVRAPLPEKFLKYNGHFVYGKEVILSYDVSGRNILEHPESKISNGKPILSQTLKISPGQKEQLCIGQLKDSLAHYQEGVMSFQGKFLKGNSDMHGNLLVSLAQNRNGNKTYIAAGIITSAPGISWFVDENHRLLVTIPESKDTIDLRILRFSGSSLNEVVQFGSFVKAQSVNNVENLTAMTNGSTAIGAKKVLTKGEINASRPHFDPKYYKDKDKTAPEKLVAIPEDYPYAVDNIGLPFDNPYNAWIRPTAVDFMSDGRLIMTTYMGDVWMATGIDEKLENISWQRIATGLYEPMGIKVVRDEIFVICRNGIIRLNDLNKDSETDFYELFYADQDVSAFFHAFNFGLATDSKGNFYYTKPGEYTDNKDPGNLIRVSPDGKKWESLATGFRVNNGITITPDDRIFVSDNQGNWTPSNKINLVETGKFYGYVPNLVEKEWSPNGVKFREKDVVKGVINHALVKVPDRFSPPALWMPQEFDNSPGGGMWSDKSWGPLGNQFIHTSYGTGWLYNFFAHETAGITQGAMVALPFQMDAGIQRAAVNPVDRQIYTTGLTGWDDGVSTQYGVLSRIRYKGGQGHLLTDAFVEKGGVTLKFNFKLDAETVRNISGYELNQWNYKWTSRYGSAHYSVKNPEIEAEDSLTLTEVILRDDNKTIFLNIPDISEANTLRVRFKVNGEDGVKINDTVYMTIQKVPGMQQE from the coding sequence GTGTTACTTTTTGAATTGTTTTTGCCTGCGCCCGTCTCGGCTTATCAGGATATTGATCATGCCACGATCCTGCAATCTTTGAACCAAACTACTTTGCAAAAAGGAAAGCAGATTTACATGAAATCCTGTATCGCCTGTCATGGTGCCGACGGAACGGCTTCGCTCCCGCAGGCTCGTTCATTCAATAAAGACGTTCTTCGATTTGGGACCAGACCCTATGATATGTGGAAAACGATCACAAACGGATCCGGAATGATGGCCTCCCAAACCTGGCTCAAACCTGAGGAAAGGTATTATGTGATTCAGTTTATCCGGGAAGAATTTATGAAAAAGGGGAATCCCGGGCAGTATTTTAAACTGACCAAAGCGTATCTGGCATCTCTTCCAAAATTGCAAAAAACCAGCGGGCAGCAATTAACGGTGATAAAAAAACAGGCACTGACCGGCTCTCTTGAATATGGACAACAATGGTTCGTGACCCGGAAAAGTGATTATGGCCAGGCGATATATTCACCGTTAAAAGGACTGGGAACCTCTGTGGTCACGATCAAACTGGATGGACAGGTTTATATCAGTTACAATCTGCACCGCATGGGTACTTTGGCGGCCTGGAAAGGGAAACTGAATGTTTCGGAAACAAAATTTAACCGGTACCGTGGTGAAGGAGAACCTTTTGTGGAAGGAATAAAACTACCGGGACTGGACAAATGGGAATGGACATACAATGGAACTCTTGACAGTTTGAACAAAACAACCGGAGTTCGGGCGCCTTTACCCGAAAAATTCCTGAAATACAATGGTCACTTCGTTTATGGAAAAGAAGTGATCCTTTCCTATGACGTTTCCGGCCGGAATATTCTGGAACATCCTGAGTCCAAAATCAGCAACGGAAAACCAATCCTGTCCCAAACGTTAAAAATAAGCCCCGGACAGAAAGAGCAGCTTTGTATTGGACAATTAAAAGACAGCCTGGCTCATTATCAGGAGGGAGTAATGTCCTTTCAGGGAAAGTTTTTAAAAGGAAATTCCGATATGCATGGTAATCTTCTGGTAAGCCTGGCTCAAAATAGAAATGGCAATAAAACATACATCGCAGCTGGTATTATCACATCAGCACCGGGAATCAGTTGGTTTGTTGATGAAAATCACAGGCTGCTGGTCACCATTCCCGAAAGTAAGGACACGATTGATCTACGGATTTTGAGGTTTTCAGGTTCGTCGTTAAACGAAGTGGTTCAATTTGGCTCCTTCGTTAAAGCCCAGTCAGTTAATAATGTAGAAAACCTGACAGCTATGACAAACGGTTCAACAGCCATTGGAGCAAAAAAGGTATTAACTAAAGGTGAAATAAATGCTTCCAGGCCACATTTTGACCCGAAATATTACAAAGACAAAGATAAAACCGCACCCGAAAAACTGGTAGCAATTCCCGAAGACTATCCTTATGCTGTCGACAATATCGGCCTGCCGTTCGACAATCCGTATAATGCATGGATCAGGCCCACTGCTGTTGACTTTATGAGCGACGGACGTCTGATAATGACCACTTATATGGGCGATGTCTGGATGGCAACCGGAATAGACGAAAAGTTAGAAAATATTTCCTGGCAAAGAATTGCAACAGGACTTTATGAACCTATGGGGATTAAAGTCGTACGTGATGAAATTTTCGTAATATGCAGAAACGGCATTATCCGGCTGAACGATCTGAATAAAGATAGTGAAACTGATTTTTACGAGCTTTTTTACGCAGATCAGGATGTTTCCGCATTTTTTCATGCCTTCAATTTCGGCCTGGCAACTGACAGCAAAGGCAATTTTTACTATACAAAACCGGGAGAATATACTGACAACAAGGATCCAGGAAATTTGATCAGAGTATCGCCCGATGGAAAAAAATGGGAAAGCCTGGCAACCGGATTCCGGGTAAATAATGGCATTACGATCACTCCGGATGACCGGATTTTTGTCAGCGACAATCAGGGCAACTGGACTCCGTCAAATAAAATAAATCTGGTTGAAACAGGTAAATTTTATGGTTACGTACCGAATCTTGTAGAAAAAGAGTGGAGCCCGAATGGTGTAAAATTCCGGGAGAAAGACGTTGTGAAAGGAGTTATCAATCATGCTTTGGTAAAAGTTCCTGACAGGTTCAGCCCGCCGGCACTTTGGATGCCCCAGGAATTTGATAACTCACCGGGCGGTGGAATGTGGAGTGATAAAAGCTGGGGGCCTCTAGGTAACCAGTTCATTCATACCAGCTACGGAACGGGTTGGTTATACAATTTTTTTGCGCACGAAACCGCCGGGATCACACAGGGAGCGATGGTTGCCCTACCATTTCAAATGGATGCCGGAATTCAGCGTGCGGCTGTAAATCCGGTTGACAGGCAAATTTATACCACCGGCCTTACCGGCTGGGATGATGGTGTTTCGACACAATATGGCGTACTCAGCAGGATCAGGTACAAAGGCGGCCAGGGTCATTTACTCACCGATGCATTTGTTGAAAAAGGAGGTGTTACCTTAAAATTTAATTTTAAACTGGATGCTGAAACGGTCAGAAATATTTCCGGATATGAGTTGAACCAATGGAATTATAAATGGACAAGCCGCTATGGTTCAGCACATTATTCTGTTAAAAATCCGGAAATCGAAGCAGAAGACAGTTTAACATTGACAGAAGTCATTTTGAGAGATGATAACAAAACGATTTTTTTGAACATACCGGATATTTCAGAAGCCAATACGCTACGCGTCAGATTTAAAGTAAACGGAGAAGACGGTGTAAAAATTAATGATACGGTTTACATGACTATTCAGAAAGTTCCGGGTATGCAGCAGGAATAA